A genome region from Urocitellus parryii isolate mUroPar1 chromosome X, mUroPar1.hap1, whole genome shotgun sequence includes the following:
- the Cd40lg gene encoding CD40 ligand — protein sequence MIETYSQPTPRSVATGLPVSMKIFMCLLTVFLITQMIGSALFAVYLHRRLDKIEDERNLHEDFVFMKTIQRCNKGDGSLSLLNCEEIRSQFEGFVKDIMLNKEEKKKESVEMQKGDQNPQIAVHVVSEASKTASVLQWAKKGYYTMSNNLVTLENGKQLTVKREGLYYVYTQVTFCSNREALSQAPFIVSLCLKSSSESERILLRAATSHSSSKPCGQQSTHLGGVFELQSGASLFVNVTDPSQVSHGTGFTSFGLLKL from the exons ATGATCGAAACGTACAGCCAACCTACTCCCCGATCTGTGGCCACTGGACTGCCTGTCAGCatgaaaatttttatgtgtttacttACTGTTTTTCTTATCACCCAGATGATTGGATCGGCACTTTTTGCTGTGTATCTTCATAGAAGGTTGGACAAG ATAGAAGATGAAAGGAATCTTCATGAGGATTTTGTATTCATGAAAACGATACAGAGATGCAACAAAGGAGATGGATCTTTATCCTTGCTGAACTGTGAGGAAATCCGAAGTCAATTTGAAGGCTTTGTCAAG GATATAATGttaaacaaagaggaaaagaagaaagaaagtgttGAAATGCAAAAAG GTGATCAGAATCCACAAATTGCTGTACATGTTGTAAGTGAGGCCAGTAAAACAGCATCTG ttCTACAGTGGGCCAAAAAAGGATATTACACCATGAGCAACAACTTGGTAACCCTTGAAAATGGGAAACAGCTGACTGTTAAAAGAGAAGGACTCTATTATGTCTACACCCAAGTTACCTTCTGTTCCAACCGGGAAGCTTTGAGTCAAGCTCCATTTATAGTCAGCCTCTGTCTGAAGTCCTCAAGTGAATCTGAGAGAATCTTACTGAGGGCGGCAACCAGCCACAGTTCCTCCAAACCTTGCGGCCAACAGTCCACTCATTTGGGAGGAGTATTTGAATTGCAATCAGGTGCTTCACTGTTTGTCAACGTGACTGATCCAAGCCAAGTGAGCCATGGGACTGGCTTCACGTCTTTTGGCTTACTCAAACTCTGA